Genomic segment of Coffea arabica cultivar ET-39 chromosome 1e, Coffea Arabica ET-39 HiFi, whole genome shotgun sequence:
CGATCCGCGAATCTCGGCTAAAATGTCAATGGATATCACATCTGAACGAGTTTGCTATGTGCACTGCAATTTCTGCAACACTATTCTAGCGGTATAATACGTATACTTTTTTTGATTTCTTTCTGTATTTCTTTAGCTTTGCATATGCTAGCTCAATAGTCAAGGCTGGCATGTTACAAGAATTAACCGTGGCCTAATTCACAATCTTAAAGATTAAACTTCTTCTAGTGCTTGTAGTTTGAATCAATCCACATGTAACCGTCTCTGATCATTGCCGGTCCTTGAGCTTTTACGGGTGATGGTAAGTAGAAATCAAGAAACATGTAGCAAGAGAACACATTTACTTcaaaaaaagttttcaaaacTATATTGCACAAATTTAAGAAGCGCAAACAAGCTAAATGGATTCCATTACCAGAAACGCAAATGATGGAGTCAGTTGAATTCATTTTGCCAACTTTTTTTCCCGGTCAAAGTGATATTTTATGGcaactcatgatttggtttGTCCTCAAAAAGCTTATATATTTCATACTCACAAGGAGGTTTTGTGTATTCAGTTCAGTTTGCAGCTTCAAAACATGAAGCTGTTGCTGGAAAAAAGAAGCAGTTTTCATTCAAGTTTTAACTCTTTCAAGTTCAGAAATTTAATGATCTATTACATAAGTAGCAAGTCCTATGTCTTTAACCAAAAGGAATCTAATTTTCCCTCAAATGTATTTGACATAAGGGCTAGCTGCAGATAAGATTTTAGGGTTCTTCTTTCTTGGCGTCATAAGTTCTACCTACATCAATCGATCTTTCCTTCCTACCTTTCAACAGTATGCCAACTGCATGTCTTTGCCTGTGTATTAAATTTGATGCCACTGTTACCTTGCCATCGATCATTTAGTTCTCCAATTTATTACTCACCTTGTCTTCTAAGCATTTTCATGTTCATACTTCTGCAGTCACCACTCATTGATAATTGTACTAGATCActaatttcttgatttctttcttattgtttttaaaaaaagccAAGAAACAAGGATGATTTTCAGATAAACAAAGAAATAATGGTATCTTACCTTCTTCACTTCCTATGTGAGTGTTGTTTTCTTTGAGGTGGTGGGGGAGATGGATGGATGGCTTCTTCTGTGCCCACTGAAGCATAAATGATCATTTGTTGCAGATCATTACCTAGTTGTGGGCTATTTTCTTTACTGTGGAAGATCTTCATTACTGTTGGCTAGCTTTCTTTAGccaagaatatgagaagagagCTGCCAAAAGAAAATCATGGCTGCAATTTACAACTGCTTTGTTTCCTTCCCTTTTTGAACTGCGATTTCATCATAAGATATCTCTTTTGTTGAAGCCCCTTTAGGAGCATATATATGTGGTCTTATATATGGTGAGCAAGACCACAAAACGATGAATCAAAGGCAGATatttcaagaaattggaatCAATTGAAGTTATTATTAGCCCACTTAACAAATTGAGACAGTCAAACAGCCAAGAAAAAAAACACTTGATCTGATATCTCTCTTTTTCATTGCAAGTCATGTCATTTTCGTTGCTGGCCTCTCTCTTTCTCTGTCATCAAGTGTCAGAAAAAGTCAGGAGCACcgaaagaaaaggggaaggggaggaaTGGACATTGTGAAGCTCTTTAAACATAAGCAGCGTACTTATTACAATGTGACTGTAATGAGAGTCATGAGAGGCCTCTTCTTGAATGTCTTATTATCATCCGTGATCATCATAAATGATCAGTACTGATCAATGATAACAGCTAGCTTCAAGCCAAGAAGTAGCCACTCCTCCTCGTTTTTCACATTCTGAAAGCAACACTAACGAATTTTATCCATCTCCATTCTCCTCCATAAAGCAGCAaatgaaggaagaaagaaatatCAGAGCAGAAGCTAAACCATGCTGccgaaagagagagagaggggaaaaaaaaaaagaagactaaaaatatttatcttcttcttcttcctctactTTTATCCTTCAAGAAAGATCTAATCAAAATTTCCTTATCTCTCTCCTTTAATTTTTCACTATTTCTTCCCTTCTTTGTACATTCTTGTACATTAATCAgcatgaattttgagaaatgaCCCTTTTGGGAAAACATGAATCTTAAgagaaaaacagaagaaattCGGAGGTTTTttcacgaaaaaaaaaagaatagaaatgGTTACATTGTTTGAGGGGTCTAACTTAGTTTTCTCTACAAACTGCAAATGTGTGTTGGTAGGTTAGTGTTCCATGCAGCAGTATGTTCGCCATTGTTACGGTGAGATGCGGGCATTGTGCAAATTTGCTGTCGGTTAATGTGGGAGCGTTGCTTCAGACTCTTCCCACACAAGATCTCCAGGTATTTTTTTAGCACATTATGTAGTACTAGTATAGAATTCAGGCTCTAGTTTGTCTCCTAGCAAGTTCAACGAGACTGTGGTATTTTTTAACAAACCTAAGAGTATGTTGCATTGCTTGATATACAGTACTATTATATTACTAATAGATGAGAATGCATAAGATTCAGTGTCTATGGTACCTTAAACTTGCAACATATAATGATTCCTTTGACTTGATTCTCATGTTCAAGATTCTTCCCACATGTTGTAATTCCTTTTGCTAATCTGTCTAAACAGAAGTTCACTATTAAGTAATGCTGGTTTTATTACCCCCCAAAAAAACATGACGCTGGTTTTATCACTTCAGTCAAGTTTTCTGCATCTTGCTCAGAGATGTCTTATTTCATTTGGGGTGTGTGGAGGGGTATTTGTTCTTGAAATGTGGGTAATgagcttccttttttttctctctctctctttttaactttcttttccaaattgaatattccaacttttttcttattatatgtttcctgctttgaattcttgttttttttttttggcccaaGTTAAAAATGTTCAAGAAAAAGTTTGGACCAATTTTATGGGGTCATATTTTACTACATTTTAGGTTCAGGCAGCTTGTATTATATGGCATTTGTGTTGAgtaaaaacaaaactaatgccAATGTCTTGTTTTGGTTGAAAGAAGTTGCAGAAACAACAGATCAACAATGAAGATGCTACTAAAGAAAGTGGCTCTTCTTCCAAATGCAACAAGTTTACTCCATTCGACTCTGCTGAGCATGATCAGCCAAGAATCACTCCCATTCGTCGTAAGCTTTCTCTCTCCCTTCTCAACCCACAAAACATCTGAGCACTTTACCACTTAAAaccaaaaaatacaaaagaaaccaaagaaaaattttgcaCCAACTGAAATATCTGTTAAAAAAGAGTCCATATTAATATTTATTCTTACTCCTGGCAGTGTACATCAAATTTTCATCTAGTGTCATAGTTTCAAAAATGGATACTAGCTGGGTGAAAGTTGAATGAATAAGTACTATTTTGGCATTAAAGAAatttacttgaaaaaaaaaaaaatcctacaaTTACAAATCTCATTGGGAATGCCACTTGTCATTTGTCATCAAGTGAATTTAGATGAATGAATATAGGATAGGGCTGAAAAGGTCACCTGAATTTCTGCTTCACTAATGAACTGCTACGATTGTGACATATCACTTCAATCCAACTCACTAGTGAGATTGGCATCTTTCAGAATTTGCCATAATCACTTTTTATATCAGACTTACCTCTTTATTTCTCTGAGCATTCAGTCAGCAGGCAGTGATTTTAATGCCAGCTTTGCCACATAGGGATGGTACTCTTGTGCCACTAGAATTTTTTGGGGTTCTATCCGGAGAATGTGATGGAATTTATTTTGGATTTAGATGACATATATAATACGGACATGGGCATTACCAAGCaagaaatacataaatattcacACTATCAAATGTATACCTTGTCCTTTGTGCAAGAAAATTCTACTTTGTCCATCTAACCACTTTTTAGGGTTAATGAGACAGTAAACCAGACCCAATAACAaatgttccattttttttcgcCTCAAATGATTTTTTGAATTCATGTAGgggaaatggtgaattttgaatttcacaAAACTCACACAAAGTTATTTGCATTTAATAGTAGAACTCAAAATACCCTCGAGTTACCTGCATGATCATCGATATTCACTCTCTCCTATTGTCTGTTATGTGTTGACATACTAGGCATTGACCATATATATAGGACGCTTTTCATCCTTTGTACCCATGGACACTAGTGTGTTTCAAGAGACTTGAACAGCTTTATAATGAGGAAATTGCTTCACTCCACCTTGGTGGAATCACATCTTGAAAATCGTTACAAATTGATCCCTTTAATATTGGAGTGTTGTCCTATCATTTTCACGTTTATGCTCTTAACCATAACTTTTAATCGACTTTTCCACCAGTTGATCATTAATTAgtacaaaacaaagaaaatcagGCACATGTTCTTAGTTATTTTCAGTGTAAGAACAATATTTAGGATGCAAATTTATATGCACTAGTAGACCAATTCATTTATTTGAACATTTCGTTCTAGTCAAATTAGTCTAACTGCGACTGTTTCTCCCATGCATTATGCAGCCCCAGAGAAAAGACAAAGGGTTCCTTCTGCATATAACAGATTTATCAAGTAAGTTTGATGCAAATTTATTAGAAACATCTTGTATTAATTCAAGAATTTCAGCAAGAATTAAAAAGTTCACTAGGTAAGAAAATATATGGTCTTATGATGAGAATCATTGTTATTAATAGTTGTTCAAGTGCAAGAAATTTGAAACAGGagatcagaaaaagaaaagaaaaacagacttgatttcctccatttttttttaacagggAAGAGATACAAAGGATAAAGGCCAGCAATCCTGAAATTAGCCACCGGGAAGCTTTTAGCACTGCAGCAAAAAATGTAAGTATTACCAAGATATTATTGACTATATAATGAGAGTCTGGTCAGAAATTAACTGATGTGTGCCACTGCTATGAGTGGGCTGCAATTAAGTGTtgttttagcattaaaattaCGAGGAAAATCATGTCTCGAAAGAGGGTGATCATCTTCTTAGTAAATTACAATGTGCAAGAAATTAGtaaatttttaacaaaatgTTGCATTGCATTGGGTCGAATTATAGAAGATCTTGCTGCCTCTTACGAAGTTGTTTGGCTACTACTAGGCacttttattaatattttgacTTGGCACAAGAACACTTGTAGTAAGTGTCAAAATAGTAGTCGTTGTAGAATTGTTTGAATGTGATGTGCTTATGATAACTCCAACTTGAAATATTTCTAATGTTTTGCTTCGCCATCCCTTAGTTCTGCCCATGGTTAGGGTAGGGTAGTTAGAGTCTTCTGGGGAAAATTTACATAATTAACATAGATATGAGAGACAAAAAATTTGCAGCTATAAGAAGAGGAGAAATCTACATTTGGCACAAGTAAAAGAGACTTGCACTACCTAAAAACGAAGAAAAAAGAGTGACTACTTGCACCAACAAATAACTTTGTGTCGAACAATATCCATGATATCTACTGCTAGATGGTATTATTATGACAAAAGCTTAGCATTTCAGGATAAGAAGCTATTTTATAGACCTTTTATATACAACAAACAGATAAGAAATGGTCTATCTTAGGTAGGAAATTGAGCTCCAATGGTCACTTTTTACTTGTAGGCCATTCCAATTATATAAACAAGGAGCAAAATTTCGGTTTAGATGTAATAATACATAGATTATAGGTGTCAGAAATAGTCAACTTTTATTAACCGGATTTGGTTATGCTTCTATCATACTTGGTGCAAAGAATTAACTATCTAGATCATTATGTTTTCTTGTCCACACTAAATTACATTTCTTTGGTAGAAGATGGAATATTTTGTCCCTACTATAAACATTTAACAAAACGTAAAATGCTCAAGTTTTCATCAGTAAGTGAAATTTTAGTATACCAATGGTTGGTCAATACGTATCATGCCACGTAAAgagtttttcttttataaatccTGTGGTATTCCAACACTGGACTATAATAATTTTGGGCGACTTAATACTTTAGTACAAAGCAAAAATTTAATCTCATTGATTAAGTTACAAAAACTTTACTAAAAACACacttatatatacatatatttacccAGAACAATACTGTTAAGGTTAGATATTTATAAAGGTAGCCATATCtattgtttgataacataaTGAAACATGCATTTGTTGTTTCAGAAGCACAAACAACCATTTCCTTTTTCAAGACAATTCTTTTTGgataaaattgcaaaaaaaaaaaaaaaagatgaatcaATGATTCCTGTTACTGCCCCCATATTGTACCAATGCATATCACCAGATGAGggaaaagtttttaaaaaattactctAAATTGTTCTTGTTCAATTACTTATGATATTACTAGATGTTGCAACAGAATTCTAAATGTCTTTTgtcagaaaattttttttttttttgagtaagaGAAGCTGTTGGCAAATTTTTTTCAACAGAAGTGCCTAActaccttttcttctttttgccccttaatttgctttcttttctcttcaaaaGCTTCATAGTTTTGATAAAACATGGGCAAGAACAACATTTCAGCTGTCTAAAACAAAACACTATACTCTTCGAAGTTTGAATACAGACTTTGGTTGCACAGTTTTGATCTACACATTAAGTTCTCTAGTCTATTTGCACATTATCCAAGTATGTGGTAAACATTAAATTGAAAGTAGTGATATTCTGTTCAATTGTAGCACTAGTTCTCTGGTGGGGATTTTAAACTATtgtaataattaaaaaaaaaaaactaagatgAAGTACTAAATAAGTTGACAAGAGATCGATGCAATTCAGTAATGATGAAGTAGCACTAATAATTCCTATGATGGATGCACAGAATTAGATGTCAATATAAATGTAGGTTATAAATTCCTTAGCATATTTGGAGTTGACATAGCAATAAAACTCTATAGTTTGCATATTTGAAACCATTATTTGTATTAAAATTTCATCATGTCAGATGGCTAGAACATGTATACAGAATCATCTCGCTTGTTGTGATTAGGTCCAGCCATTTAAGAACACAATATCTTTAGCTTCAAATTTAATTAACCATTAATGATGCTGGTTTGATGTTTAATTAGTCATCTTTCGTGTGGAAAGTGTGCCTCTAATTACTGTCTAGGAGCATGAGAGACTAGGATTATCTTACCCATTCACAGAAAAACTTGAATTTTCAACAAACTAAACCTAATTTCTAAAACCAAAACCAAGGTCTAGTTCCCCTCACTTGTGCACCACCttaaattttctttaaaatatttaacattTCTTACATCTATAGAACCATCTTATGTTAAATATACTGTCTCCATCCTATTTTATACGTCTTGGTTTCTAAAGTCCCAGtttaaaatagaaataaatgaaattcaacttttctcTTAATAAATCATGCTGCAAAGTATATATCTTTGTTCTTTGAtagttgtgatttttttttttttttaattccaaactcaactaacaaaattttaaagttTAAGTGAAGGCAATAATGGAATGACATTCTTTGATAGCTGATGTGCCTTGAtcaaatctttttttcttttttaaaactgTGTATAAAGTTGACTATGATGTATAAAATGGGATGAGGGAGCAATAATAATAAGTGCATGTTTATATTTTCAAGTACACTCTCATCAATCTTGCTTGTATCTCATCTACTAATTGATATCACCTCTTTTATTGCATGAGTAGAtgtaaaaaccacataggtttCCCTATTTTCCGTGGCTATTACGTTTATAAACATTGAATTCAAGGTCAAAAGGTACAGAAATTTGAGATGGCCAACTTCAAGACATCTTGAATTACttgcaacctttttttttttggccattaAACTCTTGTGCTGACTTTCAAAAGAAGTCTAGGTTCTTCTTCCCTGTTCTAAATGAAAAAAACATGATAACAAATCAACCAAAGCAAGCTGTTGGATGACAGATTTCTTTCTCTGCCCATGAAAAAAGGGCATTCATGGTAGGGACtctgatgaagaaaaatgataTTTTCCGTATTGCAGTGGGCACATTTTCCTCATATCCACTTTGGACTCAAGGTTGATGGCAACAAACAAGCCAATAAGTTGGACCATCCGGATGCAGGAGATCAAGGGACTCAGAAATCTCGTGGGTTCTACTAAGCTTCATATTATATCATCCTACAATGGAGAAAACAGACGAGGATGCTAAGTGATCagtgttgttgttgttgtttttttttttttttttttttgctttcttttttcccctcgCGTTACTCTATACTGAGTTTTGTGAAAAATTCTTCCAACAAATGGGAAGAACTTCACACATACCTTAGTATCCTTGTACTATCTTTTCAAGTATGATCCTACGTAAGAAGGGAAGTGAATTCCATATGTAGCTAAAAAAGTGACTTATATATGTAGTCTATATATGTTTGAGatcttatatatgcatatattcAATGTAATTACTTATATTTTCTGTAATAAATGAAGTTGCCTTCACTGCCAAATTGAACTCCATTACAATGTGATATGATCCATATTGCCCCTATTGATTAGTTTAGCAGCATATTAGGGCTCAATGTCTTGTCATAATCATGTATTATTTCCGATTGATTTATTGCTGGAACATTTTTCGATTATGAACATTGACATCATTTGAGTCTGCATGGCTGATTCATGTTATGATGCCATACAACTTATTGTACATTTGGTCAAAAATATCAAAgccaattaaattcacaattAACTGTACTACAAGCGAGTACTAgctttagtcacaagtaaaaatttttgtacaaagcttttttttttttttggagcaatTTTGTATATTGTTGTTAGCAATAAAATGTGTCCTAAAATGCACATTGAACCCAAATTTTTTGCTCTTGAGAAATTATATCTTAAACTTTTTATATTGGTTTCCTGAATAGTGAATATGGATGTCTTATCTAAGGTACTACAATTAAAGTGCCCTACCCTTTCCATCGGTTGTTATTCTCAGATACAGGAATAGTTTATAAATTAGAATTTCAAATATTCAATCATAGTACTTGAGATGTTATATCTACAAAGGCAAAATAGAAAGAATATCAAGATTTATACCTTAAAAAGAACATAAGCTTAATCCTCTAACATGAGTAAGGTTCACTTATGGACTATTGATTGCCTAAAAATAAATCGTTGCTTTTTGTCTCTGATCATGAGTTGTTTAGAGAAATGGCCTTAACCCACCCACTAATTCTATATTTTCCATCTTAGCTAAAATAAATCACTCTTTTCTGTCAGTACCATGTCATTTTTATAAGGTGACTAACACTTTAGTAACCGCACTTGGGACAAGTTTGGTTATGGTTTAGTGTATTGCCCTGGATGTTAACTAATTCTTACAAAATTTAGTATAAGTTTACATACATATTGTACTTTTTATATGACACTGTATACACATTTCAAGTGTATAACGAAGTACTATTCATGTCAAGGATTATTGTATATTTTTACGTAATATGATATGTGCGAATCTTATTAATATattgacagtatatacactatcgtATTTGAATGCATACACATatcgaatttcaaatttaaattaaatttagtcATCATGCATCCAAATttgattgtatatatatatatatacactttcAGTGTGTACAAAATTAATCTTAATATAAATCAATGCAATCATTAGAACACGACTGCACATTCTCATAGAAGAAACTAGGGTAAATTCCAACCTGGTACATCACCCCTCTTACCCTTTTCTTTACTTAATACTAAactttgatatatatatatatattttttttgggtaggtTGCCACGATAACATTACTAACTTGTTTCATTATTGCCAGAAATAgatgaacaaaaaaaaacatcCATAAGAGAGGTCCCTCCAGATTTCTGTCCCAAGACGAGGTAGGTTGTCACTTGTCACCGTACCCTATTTTAAAGGGTTTTGGTTTGCCTTATTTATCATGCTTCCtaatcaaaaccaagaaaaaaaaaaactggtggGCCGATCTTGGATGGGGTTATTTGCACCAGTATCACATACTATAGTATATGCATGTGACGTTTGATGCTTTGATAGTTACAGTTCAAGGGTTCATCTGTCGCATTCACTGATCAGACCACATTAATATCAGAATCGAGAAACTCAGATCTAACACCAAAATTTCATGCCACAACATTGAATTCAAAGTCTTACAAACCtttaaggcaaaaaaaaaaaaaaagaactgttTTTTGAGCAGAAAAAGTTGAGAAAATGTAAGAGTACTAAGACCCATTTGTCCTTTGAAGTTGCAGAAAACGATGATTTCTGTGCATATGAGTTGGTGTAGATCGTGGCACAGATATACGAACATTCTCTAAATTATTTACTGTGCGAAATGTACATGGCCTTGTTTGGATCTGGATATCGAAACAGTAAAAAATATATCCATCAGACACCGGAGATGGCAACCTCTAGGAGAAAACAGATGATGCATAGAGTTTAGGATTTGGCTAAGGTATGTCTAGTGGTTCtagttgttaatttttttttgtctaacatgaaattaaatcagataaatgtctaaattaatataAAGGCGCAAACGAGAGTGTACATTAGGTGTAAATTAAGTATACTGAAATGTGTCCATATCTCCCTGCCTTAAATTGGGGAGGGGAGGGGGGccaaggaggaggaggaggaggaggaggaggaggaggaggagaagaagaagaagaagaagaagaagaagaagaagaagaagaagaagaagaagaagaagaaagtgtTCACTAAATAATTGTGAAAGTTTATGAGTTAAAATTAGACATTAAAGTGGCAATTTTATATCGTCTCCGAACTTCACTAGGAAAATTTTATGCCATaaccatatttctttttttatttattaggcGCTTAAGAAGTTGCTTGAATATTGTATTTGGAACTCTTGGAACTTGGTTTAAGAATCCATAATCTTGGTTTATAAGAGATATTGGGTATCATAAATTCACATGTTTGGACTACGCAATTATAATGAATATAATTAAGTAACACACAGCGTAAAAAATAGGTCAAGtaccttttgatttttcttaatcaaaccaattaaaatcaaaaagaaaaagaagaaaccaTTAATTACCTGGTACAATATTGTCACTAGGGAAatagaacatgctgtttgataCTTCCTTCGAATAACATAAATAGGACGATTATATATTTGTTTTAGTAATAAAAGTTATGTTTCATATTATTGTCAGATCTCAAATTTTTGTGTTACAGTAACTTGTGAAGAAGTGGTAAAAATTTTCCCTTCTCAAGTTCGTATTGCATCTGGACTTGAAATGCATAATCTTGCCATTATCAAAAGAATTGCTCTTGAAAGTTGAGTTGTAATAATATCATTTGTCATTTCTGATATCCATCACGTAATAACCACTTATACATAAAAGAGCATGTATCAGATATtgaaaaattggttcataagAGAATCaatctagaaaattaaaatagtACAACCTAATTAGTACGTAGACATGGATGTGTAGAAAATCAGAAATCTTTGGATTTAATTTCCCTTTTCTCCCTCTGATCACCATACCCTtgcttagaaaaaaaaataaaaatatagacGTGACTTTACTTTTAAACACGGAAAGCTTGTTATCAGAGTGGTATTTATACAACTACGAGAGTAATGGTAAAAAACAATTAATGGCGAAGTCAAATTAACACGAtgtgacatatatatatatgaatcatcaattttcaaataacattttacaaaaatttaaaagaacaacCCAAATTAAGATGATTTGATCTAAACTGCAAACCTGATCCTGGAATTGCCATTGGCAACTGCAAAATCCCTCAACCATGGGCTAGGATTACTTTCTCATTGAATATTTAAAGAATTGCCTGTCCTTTTGTTTGTTGGGATGGGGCTGAGGTTGTAGAATCTGTAATGTCAAATCATGTTGTTGGGGTTTTGTGATATAGTAGtgaagtatgagttagtgtaaaAGGTGCTGCTGCTAATACTTGCCTCACTTTACCTTTAAAATGTCTGGCTTAGTTGTCATATCACATGCAAGGCAAATCTGGCTGCACAAAGTTGGATGCCACCCACACAGCAAAGCACCTCAGATGAAAGGGAAATTGTAGGCCAGGGCTGCCAACTTCAACCTGTAGATATCCTTTAGATTTCCAAgctactttttcttttctcaactGGGAATTTGGAATAGATTTTTCATGGCTTAGAAAGGATCATGATATGGcatatctttttgttttctctttttctcatcTTActaccaccccccccccccccttttgttaaatttttggtttcgtgtttcttatctttttacACTGATGAAACTTGTGTGTATAAGGAAAAATCGAGTAAATGTTTATGCCTTTTTTAGGGTAAAAAGACAGAGCATTTTGCACTTCAAAATTCAAACTATTTCGTTTAGATAATAAAACAATTACATAGTAATTAGAGGCAattccaaattcaaatcaaaGCTTCATGTCAGTaatcctttctttcttgttcATCTTTGCCCACAAAGCCAATCAAACATGGTTGTGCACCTCCATCACCatggtttttcttgttttcttgaggAGGAGGTTGGGGTGGAGAAGAATGTAGTACATCATAGGTTGAAGTGGTCCTGCTACTGTACTGATTACAGAACTTGGGAGGGTCAGCTGCACATGTTATGCACACTGGGTAAAGATCAATGTGGTCCACTCCAGGCAAGAAGACTTCATTGCGATGGTGACACTGATCTTCTTATGATTCACTATAATTGCCTCAATTGAACAAACTCATGGTTTGTAGGGGATATCGCAGAGAAAGCATGAACAAGCAAATATGAAAATATGAACTTGCGTGGTGTGTGTTAGGGCGGTTTGAGGTTGTGGTGGCTCATTAAGAAATAGTTCACCTAATAgaatttttaacaaaaacaCAAGTGTTTGAGTATGTTGTTTGGATGCGTACTTCACTTTTTGTATTGaaattttaaatgtatttatctCAGTATTGAGTTCATAAtatagaataaaataattaaattttgtgttttattttcattctaaaaacacaaaatttgaacttttactaaaagtatttttttaaCACCAAAAACTCTGTTACTAAATTTATAGGACAATATTCACCAAACATTTCAAAAGCACTTTTATCATCTGAAAGTATTGTTataacaaaaatatagcactCCCAAAGGCCTCTTTTAGAATTATCTATGTATTAGTACTTTAAATACATTTACTCGGTTAGATCAAAACTCGACTCAAACTTGGTTAACATTAAATTTGAGCCGAGCTCGAATTGATTTAGCGAGTTGCTCAGAGTTGAGACGAGCATCTCTATACTTGGCTTGTTGGCTCATCGCACCAGCTcaagtttatatatttttatttttttcattatttgttaTGAAATTATATTTATGTCCTCATTACTTTTATTATCTATTAGAATGAAATGTttattttatctatttttaaaaatatgataattattttttattttatttttgaaatcaaTTAGACTCGAACTCGAATCAATTAGGCAAAAACTTGACTCA
This window contains:
- the LOC113704859 gene encoding putative axial regulator YABBY 2 isoform X2, which produces MSMDITSERVCYVHCNFCNTILAVSVPCSSMFAIVTVRCGHCANLLSVNVGALLQTLPTQDLQLQKQQINNEDATKESGSSSKCNKFTPFDSAEHDQPRITPIRPPEKRQRVPSAYNRFIKEEIQRIKASNPEISHREAFSTAAKNWAHFPHIHFGLKVDGNKQANKLDHPDAGDQGTQKSRGFY
- the LOC113704859 gene encoding putative axial regulator YABBY 2 isoform X3, with the translated sequence MSMDITSERVCYVHCNFCNTILAVSVPCSSMFAIVTVRCGHCANLLSVNVGALLQTLPTQDLQKLQKQQINNEDATKESGSSSKCNKFTPFDSAEHDQPRITPIRPPEKRQRVPSAYNRFIKEEIQRIKASNPEISHREAFSTAAKNGIHGRDSDEEK
- the LOC113704859 gene encoding putative axial regulator YABBY 2 isoform X1, whose translation is MSMDITSERVCYVHCNFCNTILAVSVPCSSMFAIVTVRCGHCANLLSVNVGALLQTLPTQDLQKLQKQQINNEDATKESGSSSKCNKFTPFDSAEHDQPRITPIRPPEKRQRVPSAYNRFIKEEIQRIKASNPEISHREAFSTAAKNWAHFPHIHFGLKVDGNKQANKLDHPDAGDQGTQKSRGFY